The Piliocolobus tephrosceles isolate RC106 chromosome 12, ASM277652v3, whole genome shotgun sequence genome includes the window AGAGGAaacatatttctgaaattttcaggTTAACTGAAGAACTTGATCTTCAGAAAAAAttgttaaagatgaaaaaaagtaaaaaggtaaCTGTTTTCAGAATGTCAGATTTGAGTAGAGGCATCTAATAAGggtattaatattttcaacaaaattcagaaaatctAGAGGTCAACTATAAGGGAACAAGGGAAAAGAGGCATAAATAAGTTGCGTATGCACTCATGTAAGAATAAGGGGTAACAAAAGAGGCATAAAGAAACCAAGAGGaaaggaatgagagaaagaatgtatggaagaaagaaaggaaagtagagAGGAAGGAATGGAAGAGATGGTTTTCAGCATATATTGTGGAAATTAGGAGACAAAAAGCAAATCTATGAATCTATTGACAATTCTAAATTAGTCAAACTGAATTTTAAAGTCCAGTGTACTTAGGTGGCATCTAGCTGGACTGGGTATGAGGCCTTCAGGATGGCACGCACTGCACTCGGTCTTGGCCCTCCTCCTCCTCGGATGTCTCTGAGGTGCTGGAAGACTCATCCGATTCTTCATCTGGAAATTCGGCTTCACCACTTCTCCAGCCCCGGTGATGACCTCTCTGTGTCAGGTGACGCATGAGGAACCAAAGCATGTACTGGTCAAACAGGCTGGCATGGTGCAAGCTATCTTCATCTCGTTCCCACTTGTTCTTCTTAATCACCTTCTTTAATCCAGTAAGCTCGGTGGCAGCTTTAGCTGTGGGTGTCCAGATCTTCACATTATGATCTAGGCCACTGGTCGCCAGCACAGGTAGGTAAGGGTGGGGTTCAAGACAGTTTATTGTACCTTCTCTGTTCCCCTTTAGGAACTGGATGATCTGGCAGGATGATTTCTCCCAGAAGAAGATATGCCCGCAATCACTACCGCTCACAACAAACTCACTCCTGGGGCCATAGAAATTAACACCTTTGACTGTGGTATTATTTCGGTGCCCCTTAAATCTCTTAGTGTATTGAGCACCATCACTGTGACAGGAGTTGAAGAGGTAAATATCTTCATCATTGTAGCTGGCCAGGAGCTCGGTGCCATCGTGACTGTACACAACACAGGTGATGTTTGTTGGGAAAACACAATTAACCAGATGATGAGGAGTGAATTTCTTGAGCActccattgttttctttctcatcaaTTCTCCTCTGGTCATAAATTCTTACAAACTGATCTTGTCCGCCCACTGCAAATTGGTAGGTATTGGCGGGATTCACAGTAATTGTATACAGTCCCACTTTCTTATCCTTTTCTCTTGTTACCACAACTTTTGAAGCTGGCCGGTCTTGTCTGAGGTCAATGGTGAAGACAACAGCATCTTCACCCGAAGTGAGGAACTGAGAAGGAGAGTCTGGCACCAGAGCCAACTTGTGGGCAGGTCCCCTGTGCTGGGCCACACACTTAGTATTCTCGAAATATGATGCATTAATTAGTTCTGCTACCCGTACCTGCCCATCACGGGCACACATGGCCAGGGTGGAATCACCACAGTTAGGAAGGAATTTGGCCTGGAAGACATTGTTTGTGTGACCACTTTCAAAGTTGAGTACTGGCCTCTGCCGTACCCAGTCCCACACTATCACCTTTAGGTCATCACCGCTACTGGCCAGCCGGGTGCCACGCTGGTTAAAGTGTACAGTATTAACACAACCGACATGGTCTGCAAGACGATATTGCAGGCGGAAACGCTGCACAAAGGCTCTTGCCCCACAGGCCTCATATACAAAGCGGGCGCTTGAACCCAGCTGCCGCTGGCGAAGAGCAGTAAGGACTTGCCAGCGAGGTCGGGGCAGGGCAGACGTCTCTGAGGAAACCCACTCCTCCAGCGCCGGATCCTCCTCTAACAAATACTGCTCATGGTTGGCGCCACTGCCTTGTGGACCCGCCCGAGGctgttcttcttcctcctcctcctccgcctcctctcctccctccgcctcctcccttccctcctcctgcatctcctcttcttcctccctttctgtcTCCTCCTCTCCCACTAAAGGGTAATGGAATAAACTTTCACCACTCGTGGGGAAATGCTGAAAGTCCTCCATGCTGTCAAGTTCCATGTCTTCACTTGCACTTTCTCGGTCTGAGCTTCGATTTTCTGTGCCGACATCGTAGGGGAATCCACCATCCCTGGTATCACCGCCATCTCCGGTCATTGTCACAGTCTGCTCTGAGGCCGCCATTTCAGTGTCTGAGGAGGCCTCTGTCGCCGCCACCGCTCCAGACTGCTCCTCTGGGCTGCTGAACAGGTTTTCAGTCCCTAGGTCTGGTAAGCCATCTGTGCTTCCCTCTCGGTGGGACATCTCGAACGATCTTTGCTGTAGCTGATCTGGAACTGCAAAGGCCAGGCCCCTAAAAGCTCTGGGAAGAAAGTTGGCCTGCGGTTAGGACTGATGGTCGTGAAGGAAGTAAGCACGTGACAATCAAACGCCAATCTGATTGGCTAAAGGGGACAATAAACTATTCTGCCGAGGCAGTTGCCAGTATGGGATCCCATGAggttcagaaagcttcttacctgCTCGCCTCCTCGCAGCATCCAGATTGCTCTAGGTTTCCCAAGCCCAGAGCCCCATCCCGACAGGCATCTTACACTGTGAGTAGCTGCGGCTTTTTGAAGATGAAACTTGCTGCACCTTGGAAAATGTTCTTATTAGAGAACCATGAGCAAAAGTGATCCTCTTTAAGCAAAATAGTTTTTAGAAGCCTCTCAGTATTTTGCTTGAAGGTAATGtactctataaaatgaagatgtagGCAAGAACAGTGAAAAGTTAGCTAAGTGTCCTACAGCTAGTGACTTTTTGACATACAAGAAATATCTTAAATCGAGCAGCTTGAGGGAAACCTTGAGTGCTCTAACTGGTAGAATCGAtatagggttgccagataaaatatggTATGCATAGTTAATTGCATTTCAGATGAAGGATGAATACTTTTTTTAGTATGAGTAGGTCTCAAATATTACGTTAGATATATTgccactaaaattttatttattatttatctgaaattcaaatttaacatggtgtcctctatttttatttgttaaatctggCAGGCTCCTTTAGTGAAAAGAATTTAGACCCTCAGTGTAATGAAGGCTGAAATCAACTGATCAATTGAAAGTGGACATTGAAATGAGTAATGGCTTCACCTATTTGAGATAGAAGTagtacttcctttttttcttatgcCACTAGAGTTCCTATATATCTATTTAGAGTTAATTCAATTTAAGATAGGGAACACCAACACAattttatggaaaaagaaattatgtgaTGTCATAGAACTATAAAATCTTTTACATATCACCCACAATATGTCAGAGGTTTCTGTGGGGCCtctaaggaacagaaaacagcTCTACAGAGACAGTTAATTGGCATTACTGTGTTAATTTAATAGTTTCTGTGAATGAATTATCTAAGGTGATGTCAGCATATTTTCAAAGGGCTACAGTAAACTGCTAACTAAGAATGCCAGAATGAGGAAAACAAAGTTTTCCTCGGAGTAACTGCAAGGTAAATGCAAAATTGATTAAAAGTAGAAGTACACAGTCTTCTAAAGAAAGCGGATGGTTCCAAGGCCAATAGTAACAGAAAGATATGTAAAAGAGTATTCATAGCAACTTGTAAAGCCTAGCACAGCAAACTGAAAACCACTGAAAAGCCCATCAAGAATAACatgaatatataatggaataatgTACAGAAGTGAGTAGAGTAGACTAGAATTGAATACATGAGCATGGATGAATCTTTAACACAATGATGAGTGAAAACACAATTAACAAGGATAGtcaataatttcaattttttgcaagtctatattattttcatataaaataacatCATTTAAAAAGGCAAGGGAGTAATTGATTCACAACTCAGGATAATGATTAAATTTCAAAAAGAGAAGAAGGTTGAAATCTGAGAAAGATGCAACTTCAAAAATTCTTGGCATTATTTATATCTTATCCTCAGTATAGGTGTCCAgttattccttttattatttattgctaGGCATACACATTTTATGTGTATGATATATTGCATAGTAATTCTTTAAAAGAATTCATGTTCACAAACAAAGGGTCTTGCTCAGCCATGGAACACAAAAACAGGAAACCTAGAGCATCAAAGCCTAACATACCCATAAAGGAATTGCccaggaaaggaaatgtcttagtccattttgctTTGCTCTAAAGGAATAGCTGAGGCTGGGTAAGTTAGAAAGAAAAGTGGTTTTTTTTACTTGGTTAAAAGGTCAGCAGGCTGTACAAGAGGCAGGCACGAGGTTCTGCTTTTAGTGAGGAACTCAGGAAGctttaatcatggcagaaggagaaggggagcaGGAGTGTCACGTGGTAAGAGAGGGAGCGGGAAAAGAGGAGGTGCAaaactctttttaacaatcacatcttgtgagaactaatagagtgagaaatTACTCATTACCTGGAgagagggcaccaagccattcataaagGATctatccccatgatccaaacacctcccacctggccccactTTCAACACTGGGCATCAATTTTTTTGATAGCTTTTAATTGTGCTTTTCTTCAACTtagttcattaaaatatatttattttaaatatcctatAAATAAAGTGACCACCAACTAATGTGGAATATAGGTCACCCCTCAGTATGATATTTGTTTTAAGCAGTGTTTCTCATAGGAATTTTATTGATTGTACAGTAGTTACAATAGTGTCAAATATAATGATGTATACAATTTAAATGAGATAGGCCAGTTAAGAacttacataatataaaaatatacatattaaaagtTAGCCAAGTGGACAGATGCATGTAACAGGGAGAGCAGGTAACAGGAACCCCTTTAATTATCAGTCAAGGGCCCAGATGCAGGAATCTTGTTGTCCCCTCCATTACAGTAAACAACGTTCATTAACAGATACAGGTCTTCCAAATACATCTAAACACACGGGAGTAAGTTGTGAATTGCTATGTGTACAGTCTAAAGTGGTGTAATTGTGATCTTCCTGTGATACTCCTGAGAAAAAGTAAATAGTGAACCCCATGCAAGTAGTAGGAAGCATTAGTCTTTTATCATAGGTTGGACTTGAAGATATTTAACTCCTGACATTAATATCTGTAAacaggcccggcatggtggctcacatctataatcccagcactttgggcggctgaggtggacatatcatttgaggtcaggaatttgagaccagcctggccaacgtggtgaaaccccatctctactaaaatacaaaaaattagccaggtgtggtggtacacaccagtaattctagctacttgggaggctgaggtgagaggatcacttgagcccaggaggtggaggttgcagtgagctg containing:
- the DCAF8L2 gene encoding DDB1- and CUL4-associated factor 8-like protein 2 — protein: MSHREGSTDGLPDLGTENLFSSPEEQSGAVAATEASSDTEMAASEQTVTMTGDGGDTRDGGFPYDVGTENRSSDRESASEDMELDSMEDFQHFPTSGESLFHYPLVGEEETEREEEEEMQEEGREEAEGGEEAEEEEEEEQPRAGPQGSGANHEQYLLEEDPALEEWVSSETSALPRPRWQVLTALRQRQLGSSARFVYEACGARAFVQRFRLQYRLADHVGCVNTVHFNQRGTRLASSGDDLKVIVWDWVRQRPVLNFESGHTNNVFQAKFLPNCGDSTLAMCARDGQVRVAELINASYFENTKCVAQHRGPAHKLALVPDSPSQFLTSGEDAVVFTIDLRQDRPASKVVVTREKDKKVGLYTITVNPANTYQFAVGGQDQFVRIYDQRRIDEKENNGVLKKFTPHHLVNCVFPTNITCVVYSHDGTELLASYNDEDIYLFNSCHSDGAQYTKRFKGHRNNTTVKGVNFYGPRSEFVVSGSDCGHIFFWEKSSCQIIQFLKGNREGTINCLEPHPYLPVLATSGLDHNVKIWTPTAKAATELTGLKKVIKKNKWERDEDSLHHASLFDQYMLWFLMRHLTQRGHHRGWRSGEAEFPDEESDESSSTSETSEEEEGQDRVQCVPS